One genomic window of Medicago truncatula cultivar Jemalong A17 chromosome 1, MtrunA17r5.0-ANR, whole genome shotgun sequence includes the following:
- the LOC25483303 gene encoding condensin complex subunit 1 isoform X1, producing MAPTFVFPRTLQHLEQDSSSEDNDNNNNNNNNNLSVQNPTNISSLSSSQLEEFVKGVSFDLSDREILCIQDQDVFDRVYSLVRGYSSLHHSCKLNLVESLRSNLAVLLPNVDSLSRVSNEDVDDHVLVVDRVASHRNAFKIYTYFLLNIVLAEDSNNAPKVVAASSRKKQPAHSWNWEPQRARILNLIASSLEINLELLFGSSDPDEGYLSFITKNAFTMFENAALLKDSNSKDALCRIIGACSTKYHYTTQSSVSIMHLIHKYDFAVVHMADAVAGAEKKYSDGSLATSIVREIGRTNPKDYVKDTIGAENVGRFLVELADRIPKLISTNIGILVPHFGGESYKIRNALVAVLGKLVSKAFKDIDGEASTKNIRLRTKQAMLEILLERCRDVSAYTRSRVLQVWGELCEEHSVSIGLWNEVAEIAAGRLEDKSAIVRKSALNLLIMMLQHNPFGPQLRVTSFEATLDQYRKKLKELEPSEGSDNENSNVDGEVDDLNFEAVEKERQESVTDTFMSQEEDAIPMQNGSDSSVPDVGNLEQTRALVASLEAGLRFSKCIEATMATLVQLMASSSASDVENTILLLMRCKQFQIDGSEECLRKMLPLAFSQDKSIFEAVENAFRAIYIRKNPMETAKNLLSLATDSNTGDLAALEFIVGTLVSKGDISSSTISALWDFFCFNVGGTTAEQSRGALSVLCMVEKTSTGVLGSHLQDIIDIGFGRWSKVDPLLARTACLAIERLSEDDKAKLLANNSVRIFGILDSLITGFWLPANIWYAAADKAITAIYAVHPTPEIIAADMIKKSLSSVYKDCGGSDTDTSSSMPITVQVAKLSRCLFVVSHTAMNQLVYIESCARKIQKQKLAKEREDIESQNTDSNGTASTGTQKDNDINAELGFAASEDAALDAMFEKAEKEIVSGGSKDKNLVGICATFLSKLCRNFGLLQKYPELQASAMLALCRLMVIDADFCDANLQLLFTVVENAQSEIVRSNCTIALGDLAVRFPNLLEPWTEKMYARLQDTSISVRKNAVLVLSHLILNDMMKVKGYINEMAVRLEDEDERISNLAKLFFLELSKKGNNPIYNLLPDILSKLSKQNLSNESFFNIMQFLIASIKKDRQMEALVEKLCNRFSGVTDVRQWEHISYCLSQLSFTEKGMKKLIDLFKTYEHALSEDSVMDNFRNILNKAKKFAKLELKTYIEEFEDKLNKFHMEKKEQEVTARNAQIHQQKIDSREGFNVNKNYEDHSTSNTSSDGEVIDTSTEGTNSLSINGKSGSKPVPEASSSALSELIESDQVDIEVQSPMVKTTGAQRSRIKTNVKGEKGDISIIKESSSVLSELIESDQVDIEVQSPMVKTRGAQQSRVKKTNVKDENGDISITKKRATRSRR from the exons ATGGCTCCAACCTTCGTCTTCCCTCGCACTCTCCAACACCTCGAACAAGATTCATCCTCCGaagacaacgacaacaacaacaacaacaacaacaacaatctctCAGTCCAAAACCCTACAAACATCTCCTCCCTCTCTTCCTCCCAACTCGAAGAATTCGTCAAAGGCGTCTCATTCGATCTCTCCGACAGAGAAATCCTCTGCATCCAAGACCAAGACGTATTCGACCGTGTTTACTCTTTGGTTCGCGGTTACTCTTCTTTACATCATTCATGTAAACTCAACCTTGTTGAAAGTCTTCGTTCTAATCTCGCTGTTCTTCTTCCTAATGTTGATTCGCTTTCAAGGGTTTCTAATGAAGATGTTGATGATCATGTTCTTGTTGTTGACCGTGTTGCTTCTCATCGTAATGCTTTTAAAATTTACACTTACTTTCTTCTTAATATTGTTCTCGCTGAAGATTCCAACAATGCTCCTAAG GTGGTAGCCGCAAGTAGCAGGAAGAAACAACCTGCGCATTCGTGGAATTGGGAGCCACAGAGAGCTCGGATACTAAATCTCATTGCAAGCTCATTGGAGATAAACCTTGAATTACTTTTTGGTTCATCTGACCCCGACGAAGGTTACTTGTCTTTCATCACAAA AAACGCATTCACCATGTTTGAAAATGCCGCGCTTTTGAAAGATTCCAACTCAAAAGATGCCCTCTGTCGCATAATCGGGGCCTGCTCCACAAAGTACCATTACACGACACAGTCTAGTGTATCCATCATGCATCTGATTCACAAGTATGATTTTGCTGTCGTCCACATGGCCGATGCAGTTGCTGGTGCCGAAAAGAAGTATTCAGATGGAAGCCTTGCAACTTCCATTGTTAGGGAAATTGGAAGGACTAACCCAAAAGATTATGTCAAAGACACTATTGGTGCTGAAAATGTGGGGCGTTTTCTTGTGGAGTTAGCTGACCGTATTCCAAAATTGATATCAACTAACATTGGCATTCTTGTTCCTCACTTTGGTGGAGAGTCTTATAAGATTAGGAATGCTCTTGTAGCTGTGCTGGGTAAGCTAGTATCAAAAGCGTTTAAGGATATTGATGGTGAAGCGAGCACGAAGAACATTCGGTTACGCACAAAACAAGCTATGTTGGAAATTTTACTTGAGAGATGTAGGGATGTTTCTGCTTACACAAGGAGTCGTGTGCTTCAGGTGTGGGGGGAGTTATGCGAGGAACACTCAGTTTCGATTGGTTTGTGGAACGAGGTTGCGGAAATTGCTGCTGGGAGATTGGAGGACAAGAGTGCAATAGTCAGAAAATCTGCTTTGAATCTGTTGATCATGATGTTGCAGCATAACCCATTTGGTCCACAGCTCCGAGTAACTTCATTTGAGGCAACTTTGGATCAGTATAGGAAGAAGTTGAAAGAGCTTGAGCCTTCAGAAGGTTCTGACAATGAAAACTCTAACGTGGATGGTGAGGTAgatgatttgaattttgaagcTGTTGAGAAGGAGCGGCAAGAGAGTGTGACTGATACATTCATGTCACAGGAAGAAGATGCAATCCCTATGCAGAATGGTAGTGATAGTAGTGTGCCTGATGTTGGGAACTTGGAGCAGACTAGGGCCTTGGTTGCATCGCTTGAGGCTGGTTTGAGATTCTCTAAATGTATAGAGGCCACAATGGCTACACTTGTCCAATTGATGGCAtcatcttctgcttctgatgttGAAAATACAATTCTCTTGTTGATGAGGTGTAAGCAATTTCAAATTGATGGCTCAGAAGAATGTCTCCGAAAGATGTTGCCCCTG GCATTTTCTCAGGATAAATCAATCTTTGAAGCAGTGGAGAATGCTTTCCGTGCAATATACATAAGGAAAAACCCAATGGAAACTGCCAAGAATCTCTTGAGTCTTGCAACTGATTCCAACACAGGAGATCTAGCAGCTCTTGAGTTTATAGTTGGCACACTGGTCTCTAAGGGAGATATATCTTCCAGCACA ATATCAGCTTTATGGGATTTCTTTTGCTTCAATGTTGGTGGAACGACCGCAGAACAAAGCCGCGGTGCTTTATCCGTCCTTTGCATGGTTGAAAAGACATCAACTGGTGTGCTTGGCTCTCATTTACAAGACATCATTGATATTGGGTTTGGTCGTTGGTCTAAAGTTGATCCTTTACTGGCAAGGACAGCTTGCCTTGCTATCGAGAGGCTTTCTGAAGATGACAAGGCAAAATTGTTGGCAAATAATAGTGTTAGAATATTTGGCATTCTTGATAGTTTAATTACTGGCTTTTGGCTTCCAGCAAATATTTGGTATGCAGCTGCTGACAAAGCAATAACTGCCATTTATGCCGTTCACCCTACTCCAGAAATCATAGCAGCTGACATGATAAAGAAATCCCTCAGTTCTGTTTATAAGGATTGTGGTGGTAGTGACACTGACACTAGTAGCAGCATGCCAATCACAGTTCAAGTCGCAAAGCTGAGTAGATGTTTATTTGTCGTAAGTCATACTGCCATGAATCAATTGGTCTATATTGAATCATGTGCCCGTAaaattcagaagcagaaactTGCAAAAGAGAGAGAGGACATTGAGAGTCAGAATACAGACAGCAATGGCACGGCGTCAACTGGCACACAGAAG GATAATGATATAAATGCCGAGTTAGGATTTGCAGCCTCTGAGGATGCTGCACTTGATGCAATGTTTGAAAAAGCAGAAAAGGAAATTGTTTCTGGCGGTTCAAAGGACAAGAATTTGGTTGGTATCTGTGCAACCTTTTTGTCAAAGCTTTGTAGAAATTTTGGACTACTGCAGAAG TATCCAGAATTACAGGCTTCTGCAATGCTAGCTTTGTGTCGATTGATGGTCATTGATGCAGACTTTTG TGATGCAAATCTTCAGCTTCTCTTCACAGTTGTGGAAAATGCACAGTCAGAAATTGTCCGTTCTAATTGCACTATTGCACTAGGAGATTTAGCAGTAAGGTTTCCCAATCTTTTAGAACCATGGACTGAAAAAATGTATGCCCGCCTACAAGATACTTCTATATCTGTTAGGAAGAATGCGGTTCTGGTGCTTTCCCATCTCATACTAAATGACATGATGAAG GTGAAAGGGTACATTAATGAAATGGCTGTTAGATTAGAAGACGAAGATGAGAGAATTTCAAATCTGGCTAAGCTGTTTTTTCTTGAACTTTCCAAGAAAG GTAACAATCCAATATATAATTTGCTTCCTGACATACTTAGCAAATTATCCAAGCAGAACCTGAGCAATgaatctttcttcaacatcatgCAATTTTTAATTGCTTCCATCAAGAAG GACAGACAAATGGAAGCACTGGTGGAAAAGCTATGTAATAGGTTTAGTGGTGTCACAG ATGTAAGACAGTGGGAGCATATATCTTATTGTCTCTCTCAGCTATCATTTACTGAAAAGGGGATGAAAAAACTCATAGATTTATTTAAGACCTATGAACATGCCTTGTCAGAGGATTCTGTTATGGATAATTTTAGAAACATATTAAACAAG GCTAAGAAGTTTGCAAAATTGGAACTTAAAACTTACATTGAGGAGTTTGAGGATAAGCTGAATAAGTTTCACATGGAAAAGAAGGAACAGGAAGTTACTGCTCGAAATGCCCAAATCCATCAACAGAAGATTGACAGCAGGGAAGGCTTTAATGTGAATAAAAATTACGAAGATCACTCAACGTCTAATACATCTTCAG ATGGTGAAGTAATTGATACAAGCACTGAAGGGACAAATTCTTTGTCTATAAATGGCAAATCAGGTTCTAAACCTGTACCGGAAGCATCGTCTAGTgctttgagtgaattgattgaATCAGATCAAGTGGATATTGAAGTCCAGTCACCCATGGTTAAGACAACAG GAGCTCAACGGTCCAGGATTAAAACCAATGTGAAAGGTGAAAAGGGTGATATCTCTATCATCAAAGAATCTTCTAGtgttttgagtgaattgattgaATCAGATCAAGTGGATATTGAAGTCCAATCACCCATGGTTAAGACAAGAG GAGCTCAACAGTCCAGAGTTAAAAAAACCAATGTGAAAGATGAAAATGGTGATATCTCTATCACCAAGAAAAGAGCTACTCGGTCAAGGAG GTAA
- the LOC25483306 gene encoding uncharacterized protein has product MSSGSVRRVSREDIQLVQNLIERCLQLYMNPKEVVETLLAQAKIEPGFTELVWQKLEEENQEFFKAYYLRLLLKEQITEFNRLLKEQAELSQLQSTAVGLLPNSNGSHIPPLPQNPSCYASEQASAAVKPENMRHGLDSTLHDVFNNGGSSLNTRVRDLAQMSARGNRISSPPSMLSSQNSSLGLIQGINGGMIKSEPGYSGSPPYIFGPDGTVLEACPTIGDAAVTSFNSVDSNSHSMNGALLDPDISSFGVLGQISRNLSLSDLTADFSQSSDIMESYPRCPYLGTTNENFLQNGEQS; this is encoded by the exons GTACAAAATCTCATAGAACGATGTCTGCAACTATATATGAACCCAAAAGAAGTTGTGGAAACTCTACTAGCTCAAGCAAAAATTGAGCCTGGTTTTACTGAACTTG TTTGGCAAAAGCTCGAAGAAGAAAATCAAGAATTTTTCAAGGCCTATTATCTGAGGTTGCTGCTGAAGGAGCAAATAACAGAGTTCAACAGGTTGCTGAAGGAACAAGCTGAGTTAAGTCAGCTACAATCAACTGCAGTTGGTTTGCTACCTAACTCTAACGGTTCACATATTCCTCCAT TACCTCAGAATCCATCTTGCTATGCTTCTGAGCAAGCCAGTGCAGCTGTGAAGCCAGAGAATATGCGACATGGTCTTGATTCTACCCTGCATGATGTGTTTAATAATGGTGGGTCGTCGCTGAACACCAGGGTACGCGATTTGGCTCAGATGTCTGCTCGTGGCAATAGGATTAGCAGCCCACCAAGCATGCTTTCATCTCAAAACTCAAGCTTGGGTTTGATTCAAGGAATTAATGGGGGGATGATAAAATCAGAACCTGGATATTCAGGTAGCCCTCCTTATATTTTTGGTCCTGATGGCACTGTCTTGGAAGCATGCCCAACTATTGGTGATGCAGCAGTTACATCATTCAATAGTGTTGACTCAAACTCTCATTCTATGAATGGAGCACTCCTGGACCCAGATATTTCATCCTTCGGAGTTTTGGGGCAGATTTCTAGAAACCTCAGCCTTTCAGATCTGACAGCTGATTTTTCTCAGAGTTCTG ATATAATGGAGAGCTATCCAAGGTGTCCCTACCTGGGTACTACGAATGAGAACTTCCTTCAAAATGGAGAACAAA GTTGA
- the LOC25483303 gene encoding condensin complex subunit 1 isoform X2, translating into MAPTFVFPRTLQHLEQDSSSEDNDNNNNNNNNNLSVQNPTNISSLSSSQLEEFVKGVSFDLSDREILCIQDQDVFDRVYSLVRGYSSLHHSCKLNLVESLRSNLAVLLPNVDSLSRVSNEDVDDHVLVVDRVASHRNAFKIYTYFLLNIVLAEDSNNAPKVVAASSRKKQPAHSWNWEPQRARILNLIASSLEINLELLFGSSDPDEGYLSFITKNAFTMFENAALLKDSNSKDALCRIIGACSTKYHYTTQSSVSIMHLIHKYDFAVVHMADAVAGAEKKYSDGSLATSIVREIGRTNPKDYVKDTIGAENVGRFLVELADRIPKLISTNIGILVPHFGGESYKIRNALVAVLGKLVSKAFKDIDGEASTKNIRLRTKQAMLEILLERCRDVSAYTRSRVLQVWGELCEEHSVSIGLWNEVAEIAAGRLEDKSAIVRKSALNLLIMMLQHNPFGPQLRVTSFEATLDQYRKKLKELEPSEGSDNENSNVDGEVDDLNFEAVEKERQESVTDTFMSQEEDAIPMQNGSDSSVPDVGNLEQTRALVASLEAGLRFSKCIEATMATLVQLMASSSASDVENTILLLMRCKQFQIDGSEECLRKMLPLAFSQDKSIFEAVENAFRAIYIRKNPMETAKNLLSLATDSNTGDLAALEFIVGTLVSKGDISSSTISALWDFFCFNVGGTTAEQSRGALSVLCMVEKTSTGVLGSHLQDIIDIGFGRWSKVDPLLARTACLAIERLSEDDKAKLLANNSVRIFGILDSLITGFWLPANIWYAAADKAITAIYAVHPTPEIIAADMIKKSLSSVYKDCGGSDTDTSSSMPITVQVAKLSRCLFVVSHTAMNQLVYIESCARKIQKQKLAKEREDIESQNTDSNGTASTGTQKDNDINAELGFAASEDAALDAMFEKAEKEIVSGGSKDKNLVGICATFLSKLCRNFGLLQKYPELQASAMLALCRLMVIDADFCDANLQLLFTVVENAQSEIVRSNCTIALGDLAVRFPNLLEPWTEKMYARLQDTSISVRKNAVLVLSHLILNDMMKVKGYINEMAVRLEDEDERISNLAKLFFLELSKKGNNPIYNLLPDILSKLSKQNLSNESFFNIMQFLIASIKKDRQMEALVEKLCNRFSGVTDVRQWEHISYCLSQLSFTEKGMKKLIDLFKTYEHALSEDSVMDNFRNILNKAKKFAKLELKTYIEEFEDKLNKFHMEKKEQEVTARNAQIHQQKIDSREGFNVNKNYEDHSDEADGEVIDTSTEGTNSLSINGKSGSKPVPEASSSALSELIESDQVDIEVQSPMVKTTGAQRSRIKTNVKGEKGDISIIKESSSVLSELIESDQVDIEVQSPMVKTRGAQQSRVKKTNVKDENGDISITKKRATRSRR; encoded by the exons ATGGCTCCAACCTTCGTCTTCCCTCGCACTCTCCAACACCTCGAACAAGATTCATCCTCCGaagacaacgacaacaacaacaacaacaacaacaacaatctctCAGTCCAAAACCCTACAAACATCTCCTCCCTCTCTTCCTCCCAACTCGAAGAATTCGTCAAAGGCGTCTCATTCGATCTCTCCGACAGAGAAATCCTCTGCATCCAAGACCAAGACGTATTCGACCGTGTTTACTCTTTGGTTCGCGGTTACTCTTCTTTACATCATTCATGTAAACTCAACCTTGTTGAAAGTCTTCGTTCTAATCTCGCTGTTCTTCTTCCTAATGTTGATTCGCTTTCAAGGGTTTCTAATGAAGATGTTGATGATCATGTTCTTGTTGTTGACCGTGTTGCTTCTCATCGTAATGCTTTTAAAATTTACACTTACTTTCTTCTTAATATTGTTCTCGCTGAAGATTCCAACAATGCTCCTAAG GTGGTAGCCGCAAGTAGCAGGAAGAAACAACCTGCGCATTCGTGGAATTGGGAGCCACAGAGAGCTCGGATACTAAATCTCATTGCAAGCTCATTGGAGATAAACCTTGAATTACTTTTTGGTTCATCTGACCCCGACGAAGGTTACTTGTCTTTCATCACAAA AAACGCATTCACCATGTTTGAAAATGCCGCGCTTTTGAAAGATTCCAACTCAAAAGATGCCCTCTGTCGCATAATCGGGGCCTGCTCCACAAAGTACCATTACACGACACAGTCTAGTGTATCCATCATGCATCTGATTCACAAGTATGATTTTGCTGTCGTCCACATGGCCGATGCAGTTGCTGGTGCCGAAAAGAAGTATTCAGATGGAAGCCTTGCAACTTCCATTGTTAGGGAAATTGGAAGGACTAACCCAAAAGATTATGTCAAAGACACTATTGGTGCTGAAAATGTGGGGCGTTTTCTTGTGGAGTTAGCTGACCGTATTCCAAAATTGATATCAACTAACATTGGCATTCTTGTTCCTCACTTTGGTGGAGAGTCTTATAAGATTAGGAATGCTCTTGTAGCTGTGCTGGGTAAGCTAGTATCAAAAGCGTTTAAGGATATTGATGGTGAAGCGAGCACGAAGAACATTCGGTTACGCACAAAACAAGCTATGTTGGAAATTTTACTTGAGAGATGTAGGGATGTTTCTGCTTACACAAGGAGTCGTGTGCTTCAGGTGTGGGGGGAGTTATGCGAGGAACACTCAGTTTCGATTGGTTTGTGGAACGAGGTTGCGGAAATTGCTGCTGGGAGATTGGAGGACAAGAGTGCAATAGTCAGAAAATCTGCTTTGAATCTGTTGATCATGATGTTGCAGCATAACCCATTTGGTCCACAGCTCCGAGTAACTTCATTTGAGGCAACTTTGGATCAGTATAGGAAGAAGTTGAAAGAGCTTGAGCCTTCAGAAGGTTCTGACAATGAAAACTCTAACGTGGATGGTGAGGTAgatgatttgaattttgaagcTGTTGAGAAGGAGCGGCAAGAGAGTGTGACTGATACATTCATGTCACAGGAAGAAGATGCAATCCCTATGCAGAATGGTAGTGATAGTAGTGTGCCTGATGTTGGGAACTTGGAGCAGACTAGGGCCTTGGTTGCATCGCTTGAGGCTGGTTTGAGATTCTCTAAATGTATAGAGGCCACAATGGCTACACTTGTCCAATTGATGGCAtcatcttctgcttctgatgttGAAAATACAATTCTCTTGTTGATGAGGTGTAAGCAATTTCAAATTGATGGCTCAGAAGAATGTCTCCGAAAGATGTTGCCCCTG GCATTTTCTCAGGATAAATCAATCTTTGAAGCAGTGGAGAATGCTTTCCGTGCAATATACATAAGGAAAAACCCAATGGAAACTGCCAAGAATCTCTTGAGTCTTGCAACTGATTCCAACACAGGAGATCTAGCAGCTCTTGAGTTTATAGTTGGCACACTGGTCTCTAAGGGAGATATATCTTCCAGCACA ATATCAGCTTTATGGGATTTCTTTTGCTTCAATGTTGGTGGAACGACCGCAGAACAAAGCCGCGGTGCTTTATCCGTCCTTTGCATGGTTGAAAAGACATCAACTGGTGTGCTTGGCTCTCATTTACAAGACATCATTGATATTGGGTTTGGTCGTTGGTCTAAAGTTGATCCTTTACTGGCAAGGACAGCTTGCCTTGCTATCGAGAGGCTTTCTGAAGATGACAAGGCAAAATTGTTGGCAAATAATAGTGTTAGAATATTTGGCATTCTTGATAGTTTAATTACTGGCTTTTGGCTTCCAGCAAATATTTGGTATGCAGCTGCTGACAAAGCAATAACTGCCATTTATGCCGTTCACCCTACTCCAGAAATCATAGCAGCTGACATGATAAAGAAATCCCTCAGTTCTGTTTATAAGGATTGTGGTGGTAGTGACACTGACACTAGTAGCAGCATGCCAATCACAGTTCAAGTCGCAAAGCTGAGTAGATGTTTATTTGTCGTAAGTCATACTGCCATGAATCAATTGGTCTATATTGAATCATGTGCCCGTAaaattcagaagcagaaactTGCAAAAGAGAGAGAGGACATTGAGAGTCAGAATACAGACAGCAATGGCACGGCGTCAACTGGCACACAGAAG GATAATGATATAAATGCCGAGTTAGGATTTGCAGCCTCTGAGGATGCTGCACTTGATGCAATGTTTGAAAAAGCAGAAAAGGAAATTGTTTCTGGCGGTTCAAAGGACAAGAATTTGGTTGGTATCTGTGCAACCTTTTTGTCAAAGCTTTGTAGAAATTTTGGACTACTGCAGAAG TATCCAGAATTACAGGCTTCTGCAATGCTAGCTTTGTGTCGATTGATGGTCATTGATGCAGACTTTTG TGATGCAAATCTTCAGCTTCTCTTCACAGTTGTGGAAAATGCACAGTCAGAAATTGTCCGTTCTAATTGCACTATTGCACTAGGAGATTTAGCAGTAAGGTTTCCCAATCTTTTAGAACCATGGACTGAAAAAATGTATGCCCGCCTACAAGATACTTCTATATCTGTTAGGAAGAATGCGGTTCTGGTGCTTTCCCATCTCATACTAAATGACATGATGAAG GTGAAAGGGTACATTAATGAAATGGCTGTTAGATTAGAAGACGAAGATGAGAGAATTTCAAATCTGGCTAAGCTGTTTTTTCTTGAACTTTCCAAGAAAG GTAACAATCCAATATATAATTTGCTTCCTGACATACTTAGCAAATTATCCAAGCAGAACCTGAGCAATgaatctttcttcaacatcatgCAATTTTTAATTGCTTCCATCAAGAAG GACAGACAAATGGAAGCACTGGTGGAAAAGCTATGTAATAGGTTTAGTGGTGTCACAG ATGTAAGACAGTGGGAGCATATATCTTATTGTCTCTCTCAGCTATCATTTACTGAAAAGGGGATGAAAAAACTCATAGATTTATTTAAGACCTATGAACATGCCTTGTCAGAGGATTCTGTTATGGATAATTTTAGAAACATATTAAACAAG GCTAAGAAGTTTGCAAAATTGGAACTTAAAACTTACATTGAGGAGTTTGAGGATAAGCTGAATAAGTTTCACATGGAAAAGAAGGAACAGGAAGTTACTGCTCGAAATGCCCAAATCCATCAACAGAAGATTGACAGCAGGGAAGGCTTTAATGTGAATAAAAATTACGAAGATCACTCA GATGAA GCAGATGGTGAAGTAATTGATACAAGCACTGAAGGGACAAATTCTTTGTCTATAAATGGCAAATCAGGTTCTAAACCTGTACCGGAAGCATCGTCTAGTgctttgagtgaattgattgaATCAGATCAAGTGGATATTGAAGTCCAGTCACCCATGGTTAAGACAACAG GAGCTCAACGGTCCAGGATTAAAACCAATGTGAAAGGTGAAAAGGGTGATATCTCTATCATCAAAGAATCTTCTAGtgttttgagtgaattgattgaATCAGATCAAGTGGATATTGAAGTCCAATCACCCATGGTTAAGACAAGAG GAGCTCAACAGTCCAGAGTTAAAAAAACCAATGTGAAAGATGAAAATGGTGATATCTCTATCACCAAGAAAAGAGCTACTCGGTCAAGGAG GTAA